From Rissa tridactyla isolate bRisTri1 unplaced genomic scaffold, bRisTri1.patW.cur.20221130 scaffold_37, whole genome shotgun sequence, one genomic window encodes:
- the LOC128903459 gene encoding olfactory receptor 14A16-like, which yields MMSNGSSVTHFLLLAFADTRELQLLHFCLFLGIYLAALLGNGLIITAVACDHRLHTPMYFFLLNLALLDLGCISTTLPKAMVNSFWHTRDIPYSGCVTQVFVFVSFISAEFYLLTVMAYDRYVAICKPLHYGSLLGSRACVHMAAAAWGSGFLYALLHTANTFSISLCQGNGLDQFFCEIPQILKLSCTDSDYLREVGLIVFGACLFFACFVFIVVSYVQIFRAVLRMPSQQGRHKAFSTCLPHLVIVSLFISTSFFSYLKTPSITSPVLDLVLSFLYSVVPPAVNPLIYSMRNQEIKDTLRKLTGHFFISFGGSDNWHS from the exons ATgatgtccaatggcagctccgtcacccacttcctcctcctggcattcgcagacacacgggagctgcagctcttgcacttctgcctcttcctgggcatctacctggctgccctcctgggcaatggcctcatcatcactgccgtagcctgtgaccaccgcctccacacccccatgtacttcttcctcctcaacctcgccctcctcgacctgggctgcatctccaccactctgcccaaagccatggtcAACTCCTTCTGGCACACCAGGGACATCCCCTACTCAGGATGTGTTACACAAGTCTTTGTGTTTGTCAGCttcatctcagcagagttttatcttctgacagtcatggcctatgaccgctatgttgccatctgcaaacccctgcactatgggtccctcctgggcagcagagcttgtgtccacatggcagcagctgcctggggcagtggctttctctatgctctgctgcacacagccaatacattttcaatatctctctgccaaggcaatggcctagaccagttcttctgtgaaatcccccagatcctcaagctctcctgcacagactcggactacctcagggaagttgggcttattgtgtttggtgcctgtttattctttgcatgttttgttttcattgtggtgtcctatgtgcagatcttcagggctgtgctgaggatgccctcacagcagggacgacacaaagccttttccacgtgcctccctcacctggtcattgtctcactgtttatcagtacttcatttttttcctacttgaagaccccctccatcacctcacccgttctagacctagtgctgtcatttctgtactcggtggtgcctccagcagtgaaccccctcatctacagcatgagaaACCAGGAGATCAAGGATACCCTGAGGAAACTGactggacattttttcatca gctttGGTGGCAGTGACAACTGGCACAGCTAA